In Ancylothrix sp. D3o, the following are encoded in one genomic region:
- a CDS encoding response regulator → MSNSTPRILLVDDEPVNLFLLEEVLQLQGYETISALSGAEALRLAKACEPALILLDVMMPEMDGFEVCRQCREDPQLQTVPVIFLTALDDDESRLKAIEMMGDDYITKPIQTKFLIAKISSIFRLQAMRNEKYKAQVTEKIQEKNQKSLSAAWQINQALTEKFRLFVPEQFLQRIAPRGVESIELGNANEEEMTILFCDIRGFTSMAEEMPAMETFKWLNSFFTQMNEVICSNYGFIDKFLGDAILAVFDRPNHHAEDAVTAAVMMRQTLQDFNASHDAVACEGPVNIGIGVHTGRGLIGTLGADSRMDSTVIGDVVNTASRLQDLTKVYGCQVIVSQATISELNNPNSYYYRFIDQVTPRGKQKSLFLYELLGSALLPLDEAKITNLPIYELGLEAWQNGKPEIAISYFAEIVKQNSADSLAVFYLKRCQEEPIRDTLKVG, encoded by the coding sequence ATGTCTAACTCTACCCCGCGCATATTACTTGTAGATGATGAGCCGGTGAATTTGTTTTTACTTGAAGAAGTCTTGCAATTACAAGGTTATGAAACAATTTCTGCTTTATCGGGTGCTGAGGCTTTGCGTTTGGCGAAAGCTTGCGAACCGGCTTTAATTTTATTGGATGTAATGATGCCAGAGATGGATGGTTTTGAGGTGTGCCGTCAATGTCGTGAAGATCCACAATTGCAAACGGTGCCGGTGATTTTTTTAACAGCACTCGATGATGATGAGTCTCGTCTTAAGGCTATAGAAATGATGGGAGATGATTATATTACAAAACCAATTCAAACTAAATTTTTAATTGCCAAAATCTCAAGTATTTTCCGCTTGCAAGCGATGAGAAATGAGAAATACAAAGCCCAAGTAACGGAAAAAATCCAAGAAAAAAACCAAAAAAGTTTGTCGGCTGCTTGGCAAATTAATCAGGCTTTAACAGAGAAGTTTCGATTATTTGTACCGGAACAATTTTTACAAAGAATTGCGCCGCGAGGAGTCGAGTCTATTGAGTTGGGAAATGCTAATGAAGAGGAAATGACGATTTTATTTTGCGATATTCGCGGCTTTACTTCGATGGCAGAAGAAATGCCGGCAATGGAAACATTCAAATGGCTAAATTCTTTTTTTACGCAAATGAATGAGGTTATTTGCTCGAACTATGGCTTTATTGATAAATTTTTAGGAGATGCGATTTTAGCTGTTTTTGACCGGCCTAATCACCATGCTGAGGATGCGGTAACGGCGGCAGTAATGATGCGTCAAACGTTGCAGGATTTTAATGCCAGCCACGATGCTGTAGCCTGTGAGGGGCCGGTGAATATAGGGATAGGCGTTCATACTGGACGCGGTTTAATTGGCACTTTAGGGGCTGATTCTCGCATGGATTCTACGGTAATTGGGGATGTCGTGAATACAGCTTCTCGCTTACAAGATTTAACAAAAGTCTATGGTTGCCAAGTGATTGTTAGCCAAGCCACGATTTCTGAATTAAATAACCCCAATTCATATTATTATCGATTTATTGATCAGGTCACACCGCGAGGTAAACAAAAAAGTTTATTTCTCTACGAATTGTTAGGCAGTGCTTTACTTCCCCTCGATGAAGCCAAAATTACTAATTTGCCGATCTATGAGTTGGGTTTAGAGGCTTGGCAAAACGGAAAACCAGAAATTGCAATATCATATTTCGCTGAAATAGTCAAGCAAAATAGCGCTGATTCTCTAGCGGTTTTCTATTTAAAGCGCTGTCAAGAAGAGCCGATTCGGGATACCCTAAAAGTGGGATAA
- the petG gene encoding cytochrome b6-f complex subunit V, producing MVEPLLSGIVLGLVVITLAGLFFKAYEQYKRGNQLGL from the coding sequence GTGGTAGAACCTTTACTCTCTGGGATTGTTTTGGGTTTGGTGGTGATCACCTTGGCCGGTTTGTTCTTTAAGGCTTACGAACAATACAAACGCGGCAACCAGTTAGGTCTGTAG
- the typA gene encoding translational GTPase TypA: MSLPIRNVAIIAHVDHGKTTLVDALLKQSGIFREGEDIPDCVMDSNAIERERGITILSKNTAVKYKETLINIVDTPGHADFGGEVERVLGMVDGCLLIVDANEGPMPQTRFVLKKALEKGLRPIVFVNKIDRPQAEPYSAIDKVLDLFLELGADEDQCDFPYLFGSGLGGYAKKDLDGESVDMQPLFEAILDHVPPPVGDASKPLQLQVTTLDYSEYLGRIVIGRIHNGTIRTGQQAALVTEDGTIVKSKITKLMGFEGLKRIDIEEATAGYIVAVAGFAGANIGETITCPNEPQALPLIKVDEPTLQMTFSVNDSPFCGQEGQFVTSRQVRDRLMRELQTNVALRVEETDSPDKFLVSGRGELHLGILIENMRREGYEFQVSQPQVIYREVSGHPCEPFECLVLDVPEAAVGGCIERLGQRKGEMQDMHVGGNGRTQIEFVIPARGLIGFRGEFMRLTRGEGIMNHSFLDYRPLSGEISARRNGVLISFEEGVATYYALQNAEDRGVFFITPGTKVYKGMIVGENNRPQDLELNICKSKQLTNHRASGGEELVQLQAPVDMSLERALEYIGPDELVEVTPKSIRLRKLSKKLVKR, from the coding sequence ATGAGTCTTCCCATTCGTAACGTAGCCATCATCGCCCACGTCGATCACGGCAAAACCACTCTCGTAGACGCTCTCCTCAAACAATCCGGTATCTTCCGCGAAGGCGAAGACATTCCAGATTGCGTCATGGACTCGAACGCCATTGAACGGGAGCGCGGCATTACCATTTTGTCGAAAAACACCGCCGTTAAATACAAAGAAACTCTGATCAATATCGTGGATACTCCTGGCCACGCTGACTTCGGCGGTGAAGTTGAGCGGGTTTTGGGGATGGTTGATGGTTGTTTGTTAATTGTGGACGCCAACGAAGGCCCGATGCCGCAAACGCGCTTTGTGCTGAAAAAGGCTTTGGAAAAAGGCTTGCGTCCTATTGTGTTTGTTAATAAGATCGACCGGCCCCAAGCAGAACCATACAGCGCTATTGATAAGGTGTTGGATCTGTTCCTAGAATTGGGTGCGGATGAAGATCAGTGTGATTTCCCGTATTTGTTTGGTTCGGGTCTTGGCGGCTATGCCAAAAAAGATTTGGATGGCGAGTCTGTGGATATGCAGCCGCTATTTGAGGCGATTTTAGATCATGTTCCGCCGCCGGTGGGTGATGCGAGTAAGCCTCTGCAATTGCAGGTGACGACGCTGGATTATTCTGAGTATTTGGGTCGGATTGTAATTGGTCGGATTCATAATGGTACAATCCGCACCGGCCAGCAAGCGGCATTGGTAACAGAAGACGGTACGATTGTCAAGTCTAAAATCACAAAATTAATGGGCTTTGAGGGTTTGAAGCGCATTGATATTGAGGAAGCGACGGCGGGGTATATTGTGGCGGTGGCCGGTTTTGCCGGTGCGAATATCGGGGAAACGATTACTTGCCCGAATGAGCCGCAAGCTCTACCTTTGATTAAGGTGGATGAACCGACTTTGCAGATGACTTTCTCGGTGAATGATTCGCCTTTCTGTGGCCAAGAAGGTCAGTTTGTGACTTCTCGTCAGGTACGGGATCGTTTGATGCGGGAGTTGCAAACGAACGTTGCTTTGCGGGTGGAGGAAACGGACTCTCCTGATAAGTTCCTGGTTTCGGGACGGGGTGAGTTACACCTGGGTATTTTGATTGAGAATATGCGCCGTGAGGGGTATGAGTTCCAGGTTTCTCAGCCGCAGGTGATTTATCGTGAGGTAAGCGGGCACCCGTGCGAGCCGTTTGAGTGTCTGGTTTTGGATGTACCAGAGGCGGCGGTTGGCGGTTGTATTGAACGCCTTGGTCAGCGCAAGGGTGAAATGCAGGATATGCACGTTGGTGGAAATGGACGGACTCAAATTGAGTTTGTGATTCCGGCGCGTGGGTTGATTGGTTTCCGGGGTGAGTTTATGCGCTTGACTCGCGGTGAGGGGATTATGAATCATAGTTTCCTTGATTACCGGCCTTTGAGTGGTGAGATTTCGGCACGTCGAAATGGGGTGTTGATTTCTTTTGAGGAAGGTGTGGCGACGTATTATGCTTTGCAAAATGCTGAGGATCGGGGGGTGTTTTTCATTACTCCTGGGACGAAGGTTTATAAGGGTATGATTGTCGGGGAGAATAACCGGCCTCAAGATTTGGAACTTAATATCTGTAAGTCGAAGCAGTTGACTAACCACCGCGCTTCTGGTGGTGAGGAGTTGGTTCAGTTGCAGGCGCCGGTGGATATGAGTTTGGAACGTGCGCTTGAGTACATTGGCCCGGATGAGTTGGTGGAGGTTACTCCGAAGTCGATTCGTTTACGGAAGTTAAGTAAGAAGTTGGTTAAACGGTAG
- the rsmD gene encoding 16S rRNA (guanine(966)-N(2))-methyltransferase RsmD translates to MSLRIYGNRLLKTLPGLETRPTPARVREALFNIWQDSIAGCRWLDLCAGTGAMSAEALCRGATEVTAIEQSNRAISIIRENLQKVCGENQTFVVLRGSVDQRIKSLEGKEFDCIYFDPPYASDLYAPVLEAVAEYRLLSPTGEMAVEHRKEKVPAVTALEICRQKVYGNTALTFYRPIVP, encoded by the coding sequence ATGAGTTTGAGAATTTACGGCAACCGACTACTCAAAACTTTACCCGGCCTTGAAACCCGCCCTACCCCCGCACGGGTACGCGAAGCTTTGTTTAATATTTGGCAAGACTCGATAGCCGGCTGTCGGTGGTTAGATTTGTGCGCCGGCACTGGTGCCATGAGTGCCGAAGCTTTATGTCGGGGGGCTACCGAAGTCACTGCTATTGAACAATCAAACCGCGCTATTAGCATAATTCGGGAAAATTTGCAAAAAGTTTGTGGAGAAAATCAAACTTTTGTGGTTTTGCGCGGTTCGGTAGATCAAAGAATTAAAAGCCTTGAGGGTAAAGAATTTGACTGCATCTATTTTGATCCACCTTATGCGAGTGACTTATACGCGCCGGTGTTAGAAGCAGTGGCAGAATATCGGTTATTGAGTCCTACCGGCGAGATGGCCGTCGAACACCGCAAAGAAAAAGTGCCGGCGGTAACAGCCCTAGAAATATGCCGGCAGAAAGTCTATGGCAACACCGCCTTAACTTTCTACCGGCCCATCGTACCGTAG
- a CDS encoding site-specific DNA-methyltransferase, whose amino-acid sequence MNINFEPYYTTDFGAAYLRDSLELLTKVPDESVDLICTSPPFALLRKKEYGNVDADEYLEWFTPFAKQFYRILKPQGSLVIDIGGSWIKGYPVRSLYHFELVVNLCKPQHKGGLGFYLAQELYWYNPAKLPTPAEWVTVRRERVKDAVNTVWWLSKDPHPKANNRRVLKPYSEAMNQLLKNGYSAKLRPSGHNISTKFQKDSGGAIPPNLIEGRLEEDRITEMGAPVLFFSDDVEMSSFVQPVNVISASNTSSNDSYQKRCKQMGIKPHPARFPAALPEFIINLCTEPGDLVLDPFAGSNTTGWMAEKLERKWLAFEINKDYLEGSKFRFEKPGSAAVESVREFQQGNLFDLLHPGEN is encoded by the coding sequence ATGAATATTAATTTTGAACCTTACTATACGACGGATTTCGGTGCGGCTTATTTACGAGATAGCCTGGAATTATTAACTAAAGTTCCTGATGAAAGTGTTGATTTAATTTGTACTTCTCCGCCGTTTGCATTGCTACGAAAAAAAGAGTATGGAAATGTTGATGCGGATGAATATTTAGAATGGTTTACACCTTTTGCAAAGCAGTTTTACCGAATTCTTAAACCGCAGGGTTCCCTAGTAATTGATATTGGCGGAAGCTGGATTAAAGGCTATCCGGTGCGTTCTCTTTACCATTTTGAGTTGGTTGTTAATTTATGCAAGCCACAACATAAAGGGGGGTTGGGTTTTTATTTGGCGCAGGAGCTATATTGGTATAATCCTGCGAAATTACCGACACCCGCAGAATGGGTGACTGTGCGGCGGGAACGGGTTAAGGATGCTGTTAATACAGTATGGTGGCTGTCTAAAGATCCCCACCCTAAAGCCAATAATAGACGGGTTTTAAAGCCTTATAGTGAGGCAATGAATCAGCTTTTAAAGAATGGTTATTCGGCAAAGCTTCGTCCTTCGGGCCACAATATTTCTACGAAGTTTCAAAAGGATAGCGGAGGGGCTATTCCTCCTAATTTGATAGAGGGTCGGTTGGAGGAGGATAGAATAACAGAAATGGGTGCGCCGGTTTTGTTTTTTTCTGATGATGTGGAGATGAGTAGTTTTGTTCAACCTGTGAATGTTATTTCTGCTTCTAATACTTCTTCTAATGATTCCTATCAAAAAAGATGTAAACAAATGGGTATAAAACCTCATCCGGCCAGGTTTCCGGCGGCGTTACCAGAGTTTATTATTAATCTTTGTACGGAACCTGGGGATTTAGTGTTAGATCCCTTTGCGGGTTCTAATACGACTGGTTGGATGGCTGAGAAGTTAGAAAGAAAATGGCTGGCTTTTGAGATTAATAAAGATTACTTGGAGGGGTCTAAGTTTAGATTTGAAAAACCAGGGTCGGCTGCTGTTGAGTCGGTGCGGGAATTTCAGCAAGGTAATTTGTTTGATTTGCTGCACCCCGGTGAAAATTAA
- a CDS encoding superoxide dismutase translates to MAITLPELPYAPDALESAGMSANTFSFHHGKHHAAYVTNLNKMIEGTELADKSLEEIVTTSYKDPSKAGIFNNAAQVWNHTFFWNCMKPGGGGAPSGALADKINADFGSFDKFKEEFKTAAATQFGSGWAWLVLDNGTLKVTKTPNAENPVVHGKTPLLTLDVWEHAYYLDFQNKRPDFISNFLDKLVNWDFVAENLAKAS, encoded by the coding sequence ATGGCAATTACACTACCCGAACTGCCCTACGCCCCCGATGCCCTAGAATCGGCAGGGATGTCAGCAAACACATTTTCCTTCCATCATGGCAAACACCACGCCGCCTACGTTACCAACCTCAACAAAATGATTGAAGGAACCGAACTAGCGGACAAAAGCCTAGAAGAAATCGTTACCACATCCTACAAAGACCCATCCAAAGCCGGCATCTTCAACAACGCCGCTCAAGTTTGGAACCACACCTTCTTCTGGAATTGCATGAAACCGGGTGGTGGCGGAGCCCCCAGCGGAGCCCTCGCCGACAAAATTAACGCAGACTTCGGCAGCTTCGACAAATTCAAAGAAGAATTCAAAACCGCTGCTGCTACCCAATTTGGAAGCGGCTGGGCTTGGTTAGTTTTAGATAATGGTACCCTCAAAGTCACCAAAACCCCCAACGCCGAAAACCCCGTAGTACACGGAAAAACTCCCCTCCTCACCCTCGACGTTTGGGAACACGCCTATTATCTCGACTTCCAAAACAAACGTCCCGACTTTATCAGCAACTTCCTCGATAAACTCGTCAATTGGGACTTTGTAGCCGAAAATCTTGCCAAAGCTTCCTAA
- a CDS encoding histidine kinase dimerization/phospho-acceptor domain-containing protein has product MQTQISVSQDNASEELKALKSRFINRISHDFQEPLSIIILSTELLTHHSHTWDAETKLQHLHRIQAAVLEMTQMLEESLNQSLESD; this is encoded by the coding sequence ATGCAAACACAAATTTCTGTTTCTCAAGACAACGCCTCCGAAGAGCTTAAGGCTCTCAAATCACGGTTCATTAATAGAATCTCGCACGATTTTCAAGAGCCTTTATCGATTATCATACTTTCAACAGAATTGCTCACGCATCACAGCCATACCTGGGACGCTGAAACAAAGCTTCAGCATTTACACCGCATCCAAGCGGCTGTTTTGGAAATGACGCAGATGTTAGAAGAATCACTGAATCAAAGTCTTGAGTCTGACTGA
- a CDS encoding helix-turn-helix transcriptional regulator, translated as MLFKISRSLSFMSRDKLVKLRIRELAAREGWTLKEVADRSGVAYSTVKTYAVSPGMAMADLMALIKLARTFDVMIEDLFEVVDS; from the coding sequence ATGTTATTTAAAATCAGCCGGTCTCTCAGCTTTATGTCAAGAGATAAATTAGTAAAGTTGCGGATCAGAGAATTGGCCGCCAGAGAGGGATGGACGCTCAAGGAAGTGGCGGATCGATCTGGGGTGGCTTACAGCACGGTTAAAACTTATGCCGTGTCTCCGGGGATGGCAATGGCGGATTTGATGGCCCTGATTAAGCTGGCCCGGACGTTTGATGTGATGATTGAGGATTTATTTGAAGTCGTCGATAGCTAA
- a CDS encoding ATP-binding protein, whose protein sequence is MNQEQIEKRLRRLKEEQELILNQVDNAIALFDLSDHLILFNRRLADIWGISSEWLQTQPHCDVLLAKLAERGCWSSAQGQQLREAMVQTETESVSFYLEQANGICLEVYSTLTSDGGRLFTFRDVTVYRQSQDNLNAEVRRLRFLLGLTERLQASVELREIGHFALSYLVEAMNAAFGDVKVINGEGVDRYAGVLTNQISTQFIATYGAPAVADMQTLLNQGIPYGQGLLWDVIESGVPLFVDDYQNHPKAVKAFRHPAIGQLGVFPIPSPTGTIIGVLTLESRNLQKLQDAPNQDMLLAACRTLGVAIERARAQEHLTQVNKDLERASQLKSEFLASMSHELRTPLNSIIGFSDLLQRQTAGSLTPRQINHVKAIETSGQHLLQLINDILDLSKIEAGKVELTLEPVAIQELCTQCLRMIQPRAEAKSLALALEWDYRLDRMLLDERRVSQMLINLLSNAVKFTPERGKVKLAGRLAYGVQLCEDVRPDQSPVNPGTAYLCLEVSDSGIGIPPEKWHLLFRPFQQIDASLSRRHEGTGLGLALTKRLAELHGGTVSFQSVAGEGSVFRVWIPMSEFLSPPAAGQKPVSRLSISTPAAKVPPMLSKRILVVEDQPSNQVLIAEFLESEGYMVELISDGNTMLQTIHSPLLKPSSLPDLILMDVQLPGVDGFELMRLLKANSLWQTVPVVAVTALAMSRDRERCLAAGADEYLSKPLNLEQVICTVRSLIGIAPAPDSGQKD, encoded by the coding sequence ATGAATCAAGAGCAAATTGAAAAGCGTTTACGGCGATTGAAGGAAGAACAGGAACTTATCCTCAATCAAGTGGATAATGCGATTGCTTTGTTTGATTTGTCGGATCATCTAATTTTGTTTAATCGTCGTCTGGCTGACATTTGGGGGATTTCTTCTGAATGGTTGCAAACTCAGCCTCATTGTGATGTACTTTTGGCTAAGTTGGCGGAGAGGGGTTGTTGGAGTTCTGCTCAAGGTCAGCAGCTTAGGGAGGCGATGGTTCAAACGGAAACGGAAAGCGTTTCGTTTTATTTAGAACAGGCTAACGGTATTTGTCTTGAGGTGTATAGCACTCTGACTTCTGATGGGGGGCGTTTGTTTACTTTTCGGGATGTGACTGTTTACCGGCAGTCTCAAGATAATTTAAATGCTGAGGTGCGCCGGTTACGTTTTTTGTTAGGGTTGACTGAACGTTTGCAGGCTTCGGTTGAGTTGCGCGAAATTGGTCATTTTGCTTTGAGTTATTTGGTGGAGGCGATGAATGCGGCGTTTGGCGATGTGAAGGTGATTAATGGTGAGGGTGTTGATCGTTATGCCGGTGTTTTGACTAATCAAATTTCTACTCAGTTTATTGCAACCTATGGCGCGCCGGCGGTTGCTGATATGCAAACTTTACTTAATCAAGGTATCCCCTACGGACAGGGTTTGCTTTGGGATGTGATCGAAAGTGGTGTACCGTTGTTTGTTGATGACTATCAAAATCACCCAAAGGCGGTTAAGGCGTTTCGTCATCCTGCTATTGGTCAGTTGGGGGTTTTTCCGATTCCTTCGCCAACGGGTACGATTATTGGTGTGCTGACTTTGGAGTCTCGTAATCTCCAAAAACTTCAAGATGCTCCGAATCAAGATATGCTTTTGGCTGCTTGTCGGACTTTGGGTGTGGCTATTGAACGGGCTAGGGCTCAAGAACATCTTACTCAAGTGAATAAGGATCTCGAACGGGCTTCGCAATTAAAGTCTGAGTTTTTGGCTTCGATGTCCCATGAGTTGCGAACTCCTCTCAATAGTATTATTGGTTTTTCTGATTTGTTGCAACGCCAAACTGCCGGTTCTCTCACTCCGCGTCAAATAAATCACGTTAAGGCGATTGAAACGAGTGGGCAGCATTTGTTGCAGTTAATTAATGATATTCTCGATTTGTCGAAAATTGAGGCCGGTAAGGTTGAGTTAACTTTAGAGCCGGTTGCTATTCAAGAGTTATGCACTCAGTGTTTGCGAATGATCCAACCGCGAGCAGAGGCGAAAAGTCTGGCTTTGGCTTTGGAGTGGGATTATCGGCTTGATCGGATGTTGCTTGATGAACGCCGGGTTAGTCAGATGTTGATTAATTTGCTCTCGAATGCGGTTAAGTTTACGCCGGAACGCGGTAAGGTTAAGCTGGCCGGCAGGTTGGCTTATGGTGTTCAACTTTGTGAAGATGTCCGTCCTGATCAAAGTCCGGTTAATCCTGGGACTGCTTATTTATGCTTGGAGGTAAGTGATAGTGGGATTGGTATTCCTCCTGAAAAATGGCATTTGTTGTTTCGTCCTTTTCAACAAATTGATGCGTCTCTTTCCCGCCGCCATGAGGGTACCGGTTTGGGTTTGGCTTTAACTAAACGTTTGGCGGAGTTACACGGGGGGACGGTTTCTTTTCAGTCTGTGGCTGGTGAGGGTAGTGTTTTTCGTGTCTGGATACCGATGAGTGAGTTTCTTTCTCCACCGGCTGCTGGACAAAAGCCGGTTTCTCGGTTGAGTATTTCTACTCCCGCCGCAAAAGTGCCGCCAATGTTGTCGAAGCGTATTTTGGTGGTGGAGGATCAGCCGTCCAATCAAGTTTTAATTGCTGAGTTTCTGGAGTCTGAAGGTTATATGGTGGAATTGATATCGGATGGTAATACTATGTTACAAACGATTCATTCGCCTCTGCTTAAGCCTTCTTCTCTGCCTGATTTAATTTTAATGGATGTTCAGCTTCCGGGTGTGGATGGTTTTGAGTTGATGCGCCTGTTAAAGGCTAATTCTCTTTGGCAAACTGTGCCGGTGGTGGCGGTGACTGCTTTGGCAATGTCTCGTGATCGTGAGCGTTGTTTGGCTGCTGGTGCTGATGAATATTTGAGTAAGCCTTTAAATTTGGAGCAGGTGATTTGTACGGTTCGCTCTTTGATTGGTATCGCGCCGGCGCCCGATTCTGGGCAAAAAGATTAA
- a CDS encoding cytochrome c has protein sequence MLLNDKLLRHFSLKTNHLDKQQPETETTLHPGVLWAFGILGLILAGVLAFYQLQTADPYIKNVLTLSGDPIKGHAIFQINCAGCHGLEAQGRVGPSLGHISKRRSRVSLIHQVISGDTPPMPQFQPNPQEMADLLGFLETL, from the coding sequence ATGTTATTAAACGATAAACTTTTGCGACATTTTTCTTTAAAAACAAACCATTTGGACAAGCAGCAGCCTGAAACCGAAACAACACTCCATCCGGGCGTACTTTGGGCGTTTGGGATTTTGGGGTTAATCCTCGCCGGCGTTCTGGCTTTTTACCAATTACAAACCGCCGATCCCTACATCAAAAACGTATTAACCCTCAGTGGCGATCCGATCAAAGGCCACGCCATCTTTCAAATTAATTGCGCCGGCTGTCATGGATTAGAAGCCCAAGGTAGAGTAGGGCCAAGTCTAGGGCACATCTCTAAACGCCGGTCTCGTGTCAGCCTCATCCACCAAGTCATCAGCGGCGACACCCCTCCCATGCCTCAATTTCAACCCAACCCTCAAGAAATGGCCGATCTTTTGGGATTTTTGGAAACGCTTTAA
- a CDS encoding ABC transporter ATP-binding protein, which yields MKRRSSYWQLLPYIRPQWATISQAFVCTLGFTVFWPVLAVLAGRMAAYVGEGNLRAIAELAGLVAVIFLIRGTVQYGQDSLMAKAALKIALELRVKVFSHLQNLSLGYFASAQTGDLSYRLTEDVDRIGEVVNKVFHQFIPCILQLIVIFAYMIWLNWQLTFATLIIAPLIAVLIGWFGERLLFFSRSSQDRMSNLSSLLTEIFSGIRLVRAFGAENYMLSRFRLESEQNRQAKYLAERMKALQFVVVGFLEALSVLLLFFLGGWQISTGNLTGPGFISYVTAVALLIDPIAITTSNYGDFKQGEASCERIFELLQIPPAVIETPNALPLPPVTGKVEYRHVTFAYDIQRGAESKNSPQPSIPNSQFPVLNNLNLLALPGEAIALVGSSGAGKTTLVNLLPRFYDIQGGEILIDGVHIKDVTLSSLRRQIGIVPQDVTLFSGTIAENIAFGQTHFDLKEVQKAAEIANADQFITQMPEGYQTWVGERGINLSGGQRQRIAIARAVLLNPRILILDEATSALDSESEALVQEALERLMQDRTVFIIAHRLATVRRASRILVMEKGCIVEEGTHAELLEKEGRYARFYAQQFSQ from the coding sequence TTGAAACGGCGCTCTAGCTATTGGCAACTTTTGCCTTATATTCGCCCCCAGTGGGCTACAATTTCTCAAGCTTTCGTCTGTACTTTAGGTTTTACTGTATTTTGGCCGGTGTTGGCTGTTCTGGCCGGTCGGATGGCCGCTTATGTCGGCGAAGGAAATTTACGCGCTATTGCCGAATTAGCTGGCTTGGTAGCTGTAATTTTTTTAATCCGGGGAACTGTGCAATATGGTCAAGATTCTCTGATGGCAAAAGCCGCCTTAAAAATTGCCCTAGAATTGCGCGTTAAAGTCTTCTCTCACCTCCAAAACTTGAGTCTGGGTTACTTTGCTTCTGCCCAAACCGGCGACCTCTCTTATCGTCTCACAGAAGATGTTGACCGCATTGGCGAAGTAGTGAATAAAGTTTTCCACCAATTTATTCCCTGCATTTTACAACTGATTGTCATTTTTGCTTATATGATTTGGCTAAATTGGCAACTAACATTTGCCACTTTAATAATTGCGCCGTTGATAGCGGTTTTAATTGGTTGGTTTGGGGAGAGACTGTTGTTTTTCTCTCGCAGCAGCCAAGATCGAATGTCTAATTTATCTTCGCTTTTAACGGAAATTTTTTCTGGTATTCGTTTAGTGCGAGCCTTTGGTGCTGAAAATTATATGCTATCGCGGTTCCGTTTGGAATCAGAACAAAACCGGCAAGCAAAATATTTGGCGGAAAGAATGAAGGCTTTGCAATTTGTGGTGGTCGGTTTTTTAGAAGCCCTAAGTGTGTTATTACTCTTCTTTTTAGGGGGTTGGCAAATCTCAACCGGCAATTTAACCGGCCCAGGTTTTATTAGTTATGTAACTGCTGTGGCTTTGCTGATTGATCCAATTGCAATTACCACCAGTAATTATGGCGACTTTAAACAAGGTGAAGCCTCTTGTGAGCGAATTTTTGAACTTTTGCAAATTCCCCCGGCTGTCATCGAAACCCCCAATGCTTTGCCACTTCCCCCCGTCACCGGCAAAGTAGAATATCGCCATGTCACGTTTGCTTATGATATCCAGCGAGGCGCAGAATCTAAAAACTCTCCCCAACCTTCAATTCCTAATTCCCAGTTTCCTGTTTTAAATAATCTTAATTTGTTGGCTTTACCCGGAGAAGCTATTGCCCTGGTGGGATCTTCGGGCGCGGGGAAAACAACTTTAGTTAATTTGTTACCGCGTTTTTATGACATCCAAGGCGGGGAAATTTTAATTGATGGGGTACATATCAAAGATGTAACTTTAAGTAGTTTACGCCGGCAAATTGGGATTGTGCCGCAAGATGTGACGTTGTTTTCTGGCACGATTGCTGAAAATATTGCTTTTGGCCAAACACATTTTGATTTAAAAGAAGTGCAAAAGGCGGCAGAAATTGCCAATGCTGATCAGTTTATTACTCAAATGCCAGAAGGCTATCAAACTTGGGTAGGAGAAAGGGGTATAAATTTATCGGGAGGACAGCGGCAAAGAATTGCAATTGCGCGGGCAGTTTTGTTAAATCCGCGTATTTTGATTTTGGATGAAGCGACATCGGCGCTGGATTCGGAATCGGAGGCTTTGGTACAAGAAGCTTTGGAACGATTGATGCAAGATCGAACGGTGTTTATTATTGCCCACCGGCTTGCTACGGTTCGGCGTGCCAGCCGCATTTTAGTGATGGAAAAAGGGTGTATTGTGGAAGAAGGAACTCATGCAGAATTGTTAGAAAAAGAAGGCCGATATGCCCGTTTTTATGCTCAACAGTTCAGCCAATAA